A window of Bacteroidota bacterium contains these coding sequences:
- a CDS encoding TonB-dependent receptor plug domain-containing protein encodes MRIRIGFIFFVFFIGLSKFVLSQEDATIYGKIADKKNRPIELVNISVEGYPIGIVSDNRGKYELKVPANTKLIIHFSHIEYENVNKEIFLETGERQKINVSLKYIVQNIPEISVRAKREKNPYLVRIDPKLVSKIPDASGGIEAILKTYPGVSSNNELSSQYSVRGGNYDENLVYVNNIEVYRPLLIRSGQQEGLSFVNSDMVSSIHFSSGGFDAKYGDKMSSVLDIRYKKPSEFGSTITGSLLGGSIHLEDCSKNHRFTHISGIRYKSSQYVLNSLETEGDYKPSFSDFQTYLTFDLNEKFELSFLGNYARNTYYFVPETRNTSFGTINEALKLKIYFDGQELDEFTTYTGAFSGNYMPNDKLKLSLTTSLYQTNEQETFDIQGQYWINQLDNDLGSDALGDSLMNIGVGTFLNHARNYLQATVMNFNHHGFLVNGNHNIQWGAKIQHEKVNDKISEWEMLDSAGYSLPYSDSAVNLQQSLHVSNTINSNRFTFFLQETYSVETEKSNIFFTGGIRGNYWDFNKEFLFSPRFSFAIKPNWKKDIEFRLAVGVYYQSPFYKELKNSEGEINRDLKAQRSIHLVFGSEYNFRMMNRPFKYVGEIYYKKLDNLIPYTVDNVRIRYLAKNNASGFAGGVDMKLNGEFVKGIDSWVSLSIMQTKEDLNDDSYIETDSLGIESTVYPGYIPRPTNQLINFGLFFQDYLPMNPSFKMQLYFMYGTGLPFGPPDSERYEATLKMPSYFRVDIGFSKEIIGENSSFSSNNPFRFVKSMWLSAHVYNLIDRSNTISYVWIKDVRNQEYAIPNYLTSRRINIKLNIKF; translated from the coding sequence ATGAGAATTAGAATTGGTTTTATATTTTTTGTGTTTTTCATTGGATTATCAAAATTTGTTTTGTCGCAAGAAGATGCCACAATCTATGGAAAAATTGCTGACAAAAAGAACCGTCCTATCGAATTAGTAAACATATCGGTAGAAGGATATCCAATAGGAATTGTAAGCGACAATCGTGGTAAATATGAGTTGAAAGTTCCTGCAAATACAAAATTAATAATTCATTTTTCGCATATAGAATATGAAAATGTCAACAAGGAAATTTTTCTGGAAACAGGCGAAAGGCAAAAAATTAATGTCAGTTTAAAGTATATTGTTCAAAATATTCCTGAAATATCGGTAAGAGCAAAGCGTGAAAAAAATCCTTATTTAGTGAGAATTGACCCTAAATTAGTGTCAAAAATTCCTGATGCTTCCGGAGGAATTGAGGCAATTCTCAAAACATATCCGGGCGTTTCGTCAAACAACGAATTAAGTTCGCAATATTCTGTACGAGGAGGAAATTATGACGAAAATCTTGTTTATGTGAACAATATTGAAGTGTATCGACCTTTACTAATTCGATCGGGGCAGCAAGAGGGTTTGAGTTTTGTAAATTCCGATATGGTCTCATCTATTCATTTTTCTTCGGGAGGTTTCGATGCGAAATATGGCGATAAGATGTCGTCGGTTTTAGATATCAGATATAAAAAACCCAGCGAATTTGGTAGCACTATTACAGGTAGTTTGCTCGGTGGTTCTATACATCTCGAAGATTGTTCGAAAAATCACCGCTTTACTCACATTTCCGGAATACGCTATAAAAGTTCGCAATATGTATTGAATAGTCTTGAGACTGAGGGAGATTACAAACCATCTTTCAGCGATTTTCAAACTTATCTGACATTTGATTTGAACGAAAAATTTGAATTAAGTTTTCTCGGAAATTATGCCCGAAATACATACTATTTTGTGCCTGAAACCAGAAATACATCTTTCGGAACAATAAACGAAGCTTTGAAGCTTAAAATTTATTTTGATGGTCAGGAATTAGACGAATTTACAACATATACAGGTGCCTTTTCAGGAAATTACATGCCAAACGATAAGCTAAAACTTTCCTTAACAACATCATTGTATCAAACAAACGAACAGGAAACTTTCGATATTCAAGGCCAATATTGGATAAATCAATTAGACAACGATCTTGGCTCAGATGCACTTGGCGATAGCTTAATGAACATAGGAGTCGGAACTTTTCTGAATCATGCCAGGAACTATCTTCAGGCAACTGTAATGAATTTCAATCACCATGGATTTTTGGTCAATGGCAATCATAATATCCAGTGGGGTGCAAAAATTCAGCACGAAAAGGTTAATGACAAAATCAGCGAATGGGAAATGCTCGATTCGGCAGGATATTCGTTGCCATACTCAGATTCTGCTGTTAATCTTCAGCAATCTTTACATGTCAGCAATACGATAAATTCTAATCGTTTCACCTTTTTTCTTCAAGAAACTTATTCTGTTGAAACTGAAAAATCGAATATTTTTTTTACCGGCGGAATTCGAGGAAACTACTGGGATTTCAACAAGGAGTTTTTGTTTAGTCCACGATTTTCTTTTGCAATAAAACCAAACTGGAAAAAAGATATTGAATTTCGACTTGCAGTAGGAGTTTATTATCAGTCGCCTTTCTACAAAGAATTGAAAAACTCCGAAGGCGAAATTAATAGGGATTTAAAAGCTCAACGCTCTATTCATCTGGTTTTTGGCAGCGAGTATAATTTTCGCATGATGAATCGCCCGTTTAAGTATGTTGGAGAAATTTATTACAAAAAATTAGATAATTTAATTCCATATACTGTTGATAATGTTAGAATTAGATATCTCGCAAAAAATAATGCTAGTGGTTTTGCAGGTGGTGTTGATATGAAATTGAATGGCGAATTTGTTAAAGGGATTGATTCCTGGGTGAGTTTGTCGATAATGCAAACTAAAGAAGATTTGAACGATGATTCTTATATTGAAACAGATAGTTTAGGAATTGAATCTACTGTTTATCCCGGATATATTCCCAGACCTACCAATCAGTTAATAAATTTCGGTTTGTTTTTTCAGGACTATTTGCCAATGAACCCAAGTTTCAAAATGCAGTTATATTTTATGTATGGCACAGGTTTACCGTTTGGTCCGCCCGATTCGGAAAGATATGAAGCCACCCTAAAAATGCCCTCATATTTTAGAGTTGACATTGGATTTTCGAAAGAAATTATTGGAGAAAATTCAAGTTTTTCCTCGAACAATCCTTTCCGATTTGTTAAAAGTATGTGGTTAAGTGCACATGTTTATAATCTTATAGATCGTAGCAATACAATTTCATATGTCTGGATTAAGGAT